The proteins below come from a single Carassius carassius chromosome 11, fCarCar2.1, whole genome shotgun sequence genomic window:
- the LOC132153075 gene encoding serine/arginine repetitive matrix protein 2-like, translating to MECAVNTGPDDEPSDTAVPYEVITVKDGSETPKKKNKKHKKHKSKKKRKKRKGEKESSSESGVDSDGDSQTRTSVKKDGSSNPEADDHANATKNCTEDLSDVEADAKVKKQKHRVGKKKKKKRRKEEEKQEKKSSSRSRSASTSVSGSESEPDSKKSQKLQVASLKMDRKSPITAAKFSKDKFKDSTAQLEDKKTEITSDHTEEASLKLEEIKPMSPEIAHAIIAERDMKVETVGEHENFGKAQELPDIIPKQENVHKEQAVQKDISKESNGNQKEKKKQSLSRSRSRSRSFSDTKGKKSKHSCSRTPKKSSGKSGRHNDRSSSRDRSVSSSRGKDRTKRRRSRSPRRSPSKVTKKTGRRSRSLSGKRAYCSDSRSHTRTKRSRTRSPRRGHRSRSRSTGRSRRSRSRSKQSISQRKNRRSRSQSRSARRGRHSRSRSRKKTPPRLRRSRSRSVRRGRRTRSRSIVILKRSRSRLRRNRRSRSRSARRRSGSRSPRRQSKSRSPQRPRPSASRSPAACQRRSKSRSPHSTKSESASPQRHKRSKSRTSSHNSKSESPILRRTKKQKGTPSRSVSPRCTSRSRSISRERQSSDRSISPTKRAHSKSPTKEEKSLKDNSLKDTSETKQPVLDPVEENLEIRGSAGLSGWKPVSTECTSVQNPSNEDVKSSECETQSKNIEQEPENPSECEGRSNRSRSLSSEPVPQHITVGSDHDDRSGSSRSPSPSKVKESKSSNRTSPVRRKRSRSASPTQKRRSKSKSVSSKRRSRSPVRKRKSRSPSHSRKKRTKSRSPVRKRRSRSTNRRAKSRSKSHTRAKRSKSKSPKRKRSKSRSPARKRRSKSRSPARKRRSRSRSRARQSRSRRSRSVSRRRRPAFRGRSFDRRDRWKREPSHSPILILRKRRSTSRSRRSSSKTPPRLTDLDKDQLLEIAKANAAAMCAKAGMPIPESLKPKAILQLPLPTPAPTPLSLPLPLPVPNLPMNLPMGIPGMTAMPNMTMNAAMASMTAATMTAALSNMGALASMPPMAPLPTITNKPPSAPTPNLASIEEVKRKVTQQANSISIKEFTEKCKQIAESKEEMSIARPHVSDDDDDERR from the exons ATGGAGTGTGCAGTAAACACTGGTCCTG ATGATGAGCCATCTGATACTGCTGTTCCGTATGAAGTCATTACTGTAAAGGATGGAAGTGAGacaccaaaaaagaaaaacaagaaacataaGAAACACAAAAGTAAAAAGAAACGTAAGAAGCGTAAGGGTGAAAAGGAGAGTAGCTCTGAATCTGGAGTtgactcagatggcgattcccaAACCAGAACAAG tgtgaaaaAAGATGGCTCATCTAACCCTGAGGCTGATGATCATGCGAATGCCACAAAAAACTGTACCGAAG ACCTCAGTGATGTGGAAGCTGATGCCAAGGTTAAAAAGCAGAAACATCGTGTtgggaaaaagaagaaaaaaaaaagacggaAAGAGGAGGAAAAGCAGGAGAAAAAGTCCTCTTCTCGCTCAAGGTCGGCGAGTACCTCAGTGTCAGGGTCAGAATCAGAACCAGACtccaaaaaatcacaaaaattgcAGGTAGCATCTTTAAAGATGGACAGAAAGTCACCTATCACTGCAGCtaaattttcaaaagacaaatttaaagATAGCACAGCTCAGTTGGAAGATAAAAAGACAGAAATTACTTCTGATCACACTGAAGAAGCAAGTTTAAAATTAGAAGAAATAAAACCGATGTCTCCTGAGATTGCACATGCAATAATCGCAGAGAGGGACATGAAGGTGGAAACTGTTGGGGAACATGAAAATTTTGGGAAAGCTCAAGAACTTCCTGATATTATCCCTAAGCAAGAGAATGTGCACAAAGAGCAAGCTGTCCAGAAGGACATTTCAAAGGAATCAAATGGGaatcagaaagaaaagaaaaaacagtccCTCTCcaggtcaaggtcaaggtcacGATCGTTTTCAGACACTAAAGGGAAAAAATCCAAACACAGTTGCTCTAGAACTCCAAAGAAGTCATCTGGTAAATCAGGACGTCATAATGACAGATCATCTTCAAGGGACAGGTCTGTGTCTAGCTCTCGTGGGAAGGATAGAACAAAACGAAGAAGATCTAGGTCTCCCAGACGGTCACCGTCCAAAGTAACAAAGAAAACTGGACGGAGGTCAAGGTCACTCTCTGGAAAAAGAGCATATTGTTCTGACTCGAGGTCCCACACAAGGACCAAAAGATCCAGGACCAGGTCTCCACGACGTGGTCATCGTTCAAGATCTAGGTCAACTGGAAGATCAAGACGTTCACGCTCAAGATCAAAACAATCTATTTCACAGCGGAAGAATCGGCGCTCACGATCACAGTCCAGATCTGCACGGAGAGGAAGACACTCAAGGTCCCGCTCTCGAAAGAAAACTCCTCCTCGATTGAGGCGGTCCAGGTCTAGATCTGTCAGAAGAGGAAGGCGAACGCGCTCAAGATCCATTGTGATCCTTAAGCGTTCTAGATCACGCTTGAGAAGAAACAGAAGATCTAGATCAAGATCTGCTCGCAGAAGATCAGGTTCAAGAAGCCCAAGACGTCAAAGTAAGTCTCGGTCACCTCAACGCCCCAGGCCCTCTGCGTCACGTTCTCCTGCAGCCTGTCAAAGGAGGTCAAAATCTAGGAGCCCTCATAGCACAAAGTCAGAGTCAGCATCTCCTCAACGACATAAAAGATCAAAGTCACGGACATCTTCACATAATTCAAAGTCTGAATCCCCAATATTAAGAAGAACTAAAAAGCAAAAAGGTACACCGTCAAGATCAGTTTCTCCGAGATGCACATCAAGATCAAGATCCATTTCTAGGGAGCGACAGTCATCAGATAGAAGTATATCTCCTACCAAGAGGGCACACTCTAAATCTCCGACTAAGGAGGAAAAGTCCTTAAAGGATAATAGTTTGAAAGATACCTCAGAGACTAAACAGCCAGTTTTAGATCCTGTGGAGGAAAATCTAGAAATAAGAGGGTCAGCAGGGTTAAGTGGATGGAAACCAGTGTCTACTGAATGTACATCTGTGCAAAATCCATCAAATGAAGATGTAAAATCATCAGAATGTGAAACGCAAAGTAAAAATATTGAGCAAGAGCCCGAAAATCCCTCTGAATGTGAAGGAAGATCAAACCGATCCAGATCTTTGTCCTCAGAGCCAGTTCCTCAACATATTACTGTAGGGTCAGATCATGATGATCGCTCAGGGAGCTCACGATCACCTTCACCGAGTAAAGTTAAAGAATCAAAGTCCTCAAACAGAACATCACCTGTTCGAAGAAAGCGCTCCAGATCAGCTTCACCCACACAGAAAAGGCGATCCAAGTCTAAATCTGTCAGTAGCAAGAGGAGGTCTAGATCTCCTGTACGAAAACGCAAGTCCAGGTCTCCCTCACATAGTCGTAAAAAGAGGACAAAATCTCGGTCTCCTGTTCGGAAAAGAAGATCAAGATCAACCAATCGAAGGGCAAAATCACGATCAAAATCTCACACAAGAGCAAAGCGCTCAAAATCAAAGTCCCCCAAGCGGAAACGGTCAAAGTCTAGATCGCCAGCTCGGAAAAGAAGGTCCAAATCGCGTTCCCCTGCTAGAAAGAGAAGATCTCGTTCACGGTCAAGGGCTCGTCAGTCACGATCCAGAAGGTCACGCTCTGTTTCACGTCGGAGAAGACCAGCATTTCGTGGACGATCTTTTGATCGACGAGATCGATGGAAACGTGAACCAAGCCATTCACCAATTTTGATTCTCCGTAAGAGGAGGTCCACCTCAAGATCTCGTCGCAGTTCTAGCAAGACGCCACCACGTCTCACTGACCTAG ATAAAGATCAACTTTTGGAGATTGCGAAGGCTAATGCTGCTGCAATGTGCGCTAAAGCCGGAATGCCCATACCTGAAAGTCTCAAGCCTAAGGCAATTCTGCAGTTACCTCTGCCAACCCCAGCTCCAACCCCCTTGTCTTTGCCTCTGCCACTTCCTGTGCCCAATTTACCTATGAATCTGCCCATGGGTATACCAGGTATGACTGCAATGCCTAACATGACAATGAACGCTGCCATGGCAAGTATGACTGCAGCGACAATGACTGCTGCTCTCTCCAACATGGGTGCTCTGGCATCTATGCCCCCGATGGCCCCACTTCCTACCATTACCAACAAGCCCCCTTCAGCACCCACACCTAATCTGGCTAGTATTGAGGAGGTGAAGAGGAAAGTGACTCAACAAGCTAACAGCATTAGCATCAAAGAGTTTACGGAG aaatgtaaacaGATTGCTGAGAGTAAGGAGGAGATGAGCATTGCACGGCCACATGtttcagatgatgatgatgatgagagaCGG TAA
- the LOC132153076 gene encoding calcipressin-1-like isoform X1, with protein sequence MMQQSNNEDREATVDVHFTNLTDSLVAWKVPVDVFAIENPLRASFEDLFHAFDQNVTFQYFKSFRRVRINFTNALAAAEARAKLHKSDFNGREVRLYFAQSVHIGSPHLEPPKPDKQFLLSPPPSPPVGWEQSKDATPVINYDLLCAIARLGPGEKYELQPGTPTTPSVVVHVCENNQESSGNKEDMDEGRRPRPKIIQTRRPEFTPSVMQ encoded by the exons ATGATGCAGCAGTCGAATAATGAGGACCGTGAGGCCACAGTGGACGTGCATTTTACCAACTTGACTGATTCGCTGGTGGCCTGGAAAGTTCCTGTGGATGTTTTTGCCATTGAAAACCCTTTAAGA GCAAGTTTTGAGGATCTGTTCCATGCCTTTGACCAAAACGTCACCTTCCAGTACTTTAAGAGTTTTCGTCGGGTGAGAATTAATTTCACCAATGCTCTGGCCGCTGCAGAGGCAAGAGCAAAGTTGCACAAAAGTGATTTTAATGGCAGGGAGGTGCGACTCTATTTTGCCCAG TCTGTGCACATTGGAAGTCCACACCTGGAGCCTCCTAAACCAGATAAGCAGTTCCTCCTGTCCCCTCCTCCATCACCTCCTGTTGGCTGGGAGCAGTCAAAGGACGCCACACCTGTCATTAACTATGACCTACTGTGTGCCATCGCCAGACTAGGGCCAG GTGAAAAGTATGAACTTCAACCAGGAACTCCCACCACTCCCAGCGTGGTTGTGCATGTTTGCGAAAACAATCAAGAAAGCTCAGGAAATAAGGAGGATATGGATGAAGGCAGACGTCCACGTCCAAAAATCATCCAGACCCGTCGACCAGAATTCACTCCCTCTGTCATGCAGTGA
- the LOC132153076 gene encoding calcipressin-1-like isoform X2: protein MHLKTLKCNPFCLIASLEDPDMFNRPEQRASFEDLFHAFDQNVTFQYFKSFRRVRINFTNALAAAEARAKLHKSDFNGREVRLYFAQSVHIGSPHLEPPKPDKQFLLSPPPSPPVGWEQSKDATPVINYDLLCAIARLGPGEKYELQPGTPTTPSVVVHVCENNQESSGNKEDMDEGRRPRPKIIQTRRPEFTPSVMQ from the exons atgcatctgaaaacctTGAAGTGTAACCCTTTCTGCCTTATCGCTTCCTTAGAGGATCCAGATATGTTTAACAGACCTGAGCAGAGG GCAAGTTTTGAGGATCTGTTCCATGCCTTTGACCAAAACGTCACCTTCCAGTACTTTAAGAGTTTTCGTCGGGTGAGAATTAATTTCACCAATGCTCTGGCCGCTGCAGAGGCAAGAGCAAAGTTGCACAAAAGTGATTTTAATGGCAGGGAGGTGCGACTCTATTTTGCCCAG TCTGTGCACATTGGAAGTCCACACCTGGAGCCTCCTAAACCAGATAAGCAGTTCCTCCTGTCCCCTCCTCCATCACCTCCTGTTGGCTGGGAGCAGTCAAAGGACGCCACACCTGTCATTAACTATGACCTACTGTGTGCCATCGCCAGACTAGGGCCAG GTGAAAAGTATGAACTTCAACCAGGAACTCCCACCACTCCCAGCGTGGTTGTGCATGTTTGCGAAAACAATCAAGAAAGCTCAGGAAATAAGGAGGATATGGATGAAGGCAGACGTCCACGTCCAAAAATCATCCAGACCCGTCGACCAGAATTCACTCCCTCTGTCATGCAGTGA